The sequence TACTCCCTGTCCGAAGCAAAAAATCACGCAAAGAGACATTTTGGCTAAATTTTAGATAGCTCGCATTTAGCACGACGCCAAATTTGATCTCATCCCAGACCTTAGCGTCAAAGCCTCGCACCTGTCTACCAAGTGCCTTCATCTGCGCTGGATCTTTGGCGGACAAAATTTGCTCCAACGCCTCTTTATCACCAAAGCACTTAGCCTTTTTAGCCTTACACTCTACCAAAGCGTGGCTTGGCTCATCGCCTCGTGCATATCAAAAAGCTGTCTGTGCTCGGCCACATCGTGCGTTCTTATGATCTGCG comes from Campylobacter concisus and encodes:
- a CDS encoding NADAR family protein, giving the protein MVECKAKKAKCFGDKEALEQILSAKDPAQMKALGRQVRGFDAKVWDEIKFGVVLNASYLKFSQNVSLRDFLLRTGSKILVEASPVDKIWGIGLVANDENAQNPMKWRGQNLLDFALMRARDEIVKVYKNVHLCDARELNWDHL